A genomic window from Nomascus leucogenys isolate Asia chromosome 10, Asia_NLE_v1, whole genome shotgun sequence includes:
- the TRIR gene encoding telomerase RNA component interacting RNase — translation MAARRRRAEPPGREAPGPAGVGGGGSRWAESGPGTSPESGDEEVSGAGSSPVSGGVNLFANDGSFLELFKRKMEEEQRQRQEEPPPGPQRPDQSAAAAGPGDPKRKGGPGSTLSFVGKRRGGNKLALKTGIVAKKQKTEDEVLTSKGDAWAKYMAEVKKYKAHQCGDDDKTRPLVK, via the exons ATGGCTGCCCGACGGAGACGGGCGGAGCCTCCGGGCCGGGAGGCGCCGGGCCCCGCGGGCGTTGGCGGTGGCGGGAGTCGTTGGGCTGAGTCGGGACCGGGGACGTCGCCCGAGAGCGGCGACGAGGAAGTGTCGGGCGCGGGTTCGAGCCCGGTGTCGGGCGGCGTGAACTTGTTCGCCAACGACGGCAGCTTCCTGGAGCTGTTCAAGCGGAAGATGGAGGAGGAGCAGCGGCAGCGGCAGGAGGAGCCGCCCCCGGGTCCGCAGCGACCCGACCAGTCGGCTGCCGCCGCTGGCCCCGGGGATCCGAAGAGGAAGGGCGGTCCAGGCTCCACACTTAGCTTC GTGGGCAAACGCAGAGGCGGGAACAAACTAGCCCTCAAGACGGGAATAGTAGCCAAGAAGCAGAAGACGGAGGATGAG GTATTAACAAGTAAAGGTGACGCGTGGGCCAAGTACATGGCAGAAGTGAAAAAGTACAAAGCTCACCAGTGCGGTGACGATGATAAAACTCGGCCCCTGGTGAAAtga